The Acidaminococcales bacterium genome includes the window GCCATCCGCATGAAAAGCGGCCTTTTGGCCGGTTTCCCTAACCTTGCGGAGGCCGCGCCGCAATTTTTGTCAGCGTGCCTAACCGCGAAAACCGCCTCAACGTCCTGAAAACCAAATAATCAACCTCGCCGGTCAATTCCTGTCCCGTTATTTCAAATTGTTCACGGCTTTCGACACGCAGCCGAAGGCCAGCATATATTTGGTAACAGATTCTTTGACCGCCCGTTTAACTTCATTCATCAATGTTATATAGTTGGCGTTTTCATTTTGCGGCAATTGTGTTTTAAGCGTGCGCGCGGCTACGCTTGACATGTCGGTAGCCACGTTTACCTTGTTAACGCCCGCATCAATGTAAGGGCGGTAAAACGCCGGGTTGTGCCTGTCTCTCTTTCCCCCGTGCATCACCAGCGGAATTCCTGTCCGATCGTCTGCTTTGCCAATAAACTCTATGCTTATATGCGGAAGGTCTGTATCCAGCCCCAACGCGTCAATTTTCGTTCTCTCAGCCAACTCGGCAATTTTATCGAAATCATATTCGGGCCCGTAACCGATTTCCCCTTCCACGCTCACGTCAAGCGCGTGAGCTATGCGGGAAACGTTCCTTAGCCTGGCGGCGTTTTCCTCAAAAGGCAACTTTGAGCCATCATACATAACCGAACTGAAGCCCCAACGAATGGCCTTCATTATGCCCTCATAGCTTTGCCCATGATCCAGATGCACGGCAACGGGCACGGCCGCTTTTTCGGCCGCCCTTACCATGGCGTGCGCCAAAAGGTCGGCGTTGACAAAGTGAAACAGCCGCTCGGACAAGCCTATGACAACCGGTGATTTTGTCTCTTCAGCGACTTCAATGACAGCTACAAGCGTTTCAAAATTAAATACATTAAAGCCGCCCACGGCGTATTTTTGCTCATGGGCCGCCCGCAAAATTTTGCGCATTGGCACTAAAGGCATTGGAATCCCCTCCTTGTTTGAAATTTGCATGTCGTAAAATTAAAATTCGTCTGCCGGAGGCGTAATTCCTGCCGAAAAAACAAAAAGTTCCGCTTGCCCGCAAACAAAACCGCAGACCGCCCAAAAAGCTCCGGATTAAAAACATAAAGATGGACAACCCGTAGCTTTATGCGTAAAAATCTGCCAACAGATTGTCCTTCTCCGGGAACTTTCCTGACGGCCTGTAAACTTCTTCGCGCCGGCTTTCATTGTTTGGCGGCTTTAGCGGCCTCGACCAGCCTGGCAAAAGCGCCGGCGTCGCTTACCGCCAACTCGGCCAATATTTTGCGGTCAACCAATATTTTTGCTTTTTTCAAACCGTCGATTAACTTACTGTAACTTAAACCGTTAATGCGGGCGGCCGCGTTTATGCGAGTTATCCACAACCTTCTGAATTCGCCCTTTTTGGCTCGCCGGTCGCGTCTTGCGTAATAGAGGGCCTTCATAACGGTTTCATTTGCTTTTCGGAAAAGTTTGCTTCTCGCGCCGCGATAGCCCTTGGCCAACTTAAGGATTTTTTTATGGCGCTTATGCGCGGTTACACCGGCGGTTGCTCTTGGCATGATAATACCTCCTATGGATTATAAGGATTTTTAAATATAAGGCAACATCTTGGCGACCCTGTCATGGTCGGCTTTGCTGACAAGCGCGGCTTTTCGGAGGTTGCGTTTCCTGCCGGGGGACTTTTTTTCCAGTATATGGCTTCTAAAGGCTTTGGCGCGTTTAAACTCGCCTGTACCGGTGATTTTGAACCGTTTGGCGGCGCTTCTTCTGGTTTTGGTTTTAGGCATGTCTACCCTCCT containing:
- a CDS encoding class II fructose-bisphosphate aldolase, which codes for MPLVPMRKILRAAHEQKYAVGGFNVFNFETLVAVIEVAEETKSPVVIGLSERLFHFVNADLLAHAMVRAAEKAAVPVAVHLDHGQSYEGIMKAIRWGFSSVMYDGSKLPFEENAARLRNVSRIAHALDVSVEGEIGYGPEYDFDKIAELAERTKIDALGLDTDLPHISIEFIGKADDRTGIPLVMHGGKRDRHNPAFYRPYIDAGVNKVNVATDMSSVAARTLKTQLPQNENANYITLMNEVKRAVKESVTKYMLAFGCVSKAVNNLK
- the rplT gene encoding 50S ribosomal protein L20 — its product is MPRATAGVTAHKRHKKILKLAKGYRGARSKLFRKANETVMKALYYARRDRRAKKGEFRRLWITRINAAARINGLSYSKLIDGLKKAKILVDRKILAELAVSDAGAFARLVEAAKAAKQ
- the rpmI gene encoding 50S ribosomal protein L35; its protein translation is MPKTKTRRSAAKRFKITGTGEFKRAKAFRSHILEKKSPGRKRNLRKAALVSKADHDRVAKMLPYI